Genomic segment of Fibrobacter sp.:
TATCTTCGGCATCATCCTCGGAGTCAGATTCCGCCAAGCGCTTGCCCAAAAGACCTTCAAACAGTTTCGCCCGCATTTGACAGTCTTCCATGACAGACATAAAGTCATCTCGACGCCTCAAACTTGAATACAGGTAAACCAGTTCAAAAGGCTCCACAGACATGGGGTAATGGTGGCAGCAATTCCCGCAAGAAGGGCCGCACTTGATTCCATTCTTATGCTGGGGTAATACAGCCTCCAGATAGAGGGAATAGGCCCTGTGGTATTCTTTGGCAAAGTCCACAATCATGGGAACCTGCACCGCCAAGTTGTCTGGACCGATCGCAGATTTCCGTCCAAGAGATTGCGCCACAGAATCGAGGCGGTCCCGTTCCTTGGACAAGAGCTGTCCGAGCCTACTCACCGCATTGGTGTACGCCCTGGTCGGGAAGTATTCCTCGCACAAACTCATGGCACCAAATATATTTACTTCGGCAGATGATTTCACGTTTTCTAGCAAAAAACGGCATTTTTACTATAAAAACAGCGGGAAAACGGATTTTCACCCCAAAAAAGAGGAAAAAGGATGGATTTATGTTCTTTTTTGTAAGAAGAAAGTTATCTTTATAAAGGACTAGAACATCTAGAATGACCTATGAAAATAAAACTTTCAATTTGTTTCTTATGCACACTGATCCTAGGGATTGTAGGTTGCAATCTGTTTAACCCCACGGGTTCAGCGAATATTGATTCCAGCGACGCAAATGCCCTGACGTACGAAGGGTATCAAAAGTTCCGGGCAAACGACTACTCCGAGGCCGCCTATTATTTCAGCAAGGCCATCGAAGCCGATTCAAGCCATTCCGAAGCATGGTACGGTCTTGCCAAGGCAAAACTGAACCTTCAAGAAATAAATTCCTTTGAACTTCTCAAGTACGTCAATACCGAGGGAAGCAATTCCATGCCCATTTCAAAAATGAGCGATGGGACAGCAGCAAAATACCAATACAGCATCGACACTATTCTTGATTTCATGAAAGTGTTCATCACACTTGACACGACTGGACAACTTGACGGCGTGGTGAGCTACAAGAACATTTCCGACAGTTATATGATTTTACAATTGTTCAAAACCATGCTTGTCTTGCGGAAAGTTATGCCCGACATACCGGCCTGCGCCTCTGTCAATGCCGTAACCGGCGAGGCGGAATGCAACCTGGGAGATATTCTCAACGGGTTGCACGGCAACAAATCTACCGAAACCCTAGAAACTCTTCACGAATTCTTTTCCACATGTGCAAAACAACCCGAATCTATGGGTGCTGTTGCAGGCCAGCTCTTACCAGGATTTGG
This window contains:
- a CDS encoding YkgJ family cysteine cluster protein, encoding MSLCEEYFPTRAYTNAVSRLGQLLSKERDRLDSVAQSLGRKSAIGPDNLAVQVPMIVDFAKEYHRAYSLYLEAVLPQHKNGIKCGPSCGNCCHHYPMSVEPFELVYLYSSLRRRDDFMSVMEDCQMRAKLFEGLLGKRLAESDSEDDAEDRALHDYFSQWKACPFSSPQGDCRIYPLRPVSCRMYFSETHPKYCVPEYLQTEKNESFVVYMPDHIEEALGGISEHYADLELPESYFGGLLSMNLYEGVFS
- a CDS encoding tetratricopeptide repeat protein, which produces MKIKLSICFLCTLILGIVGCNLFNPTGSANIDSSDANALTYEGYQKFRANDYSEAAYYFSKAIEADSSHSEAWYGLAKAKLNLQEINSFELLKYVNTEGSNSMPISKMSDGTAAKYQYSIDTILDFMKVFITLDTTGQLDGVVSYKNISDSYMILQLFKTMLVLRKVMPDIPACASVNAVTGEAECNLGDILNGLHGNKSTETLETLHEFFSTCAKQPESMGAVAGQLLPGFGSLLSEEGKNVTMGASCDAMSSITQIGNTPAENEKKLSTVISFTGYSQSVDEDGDGCNDEEIIDGQDNDGDGEIDEDPRDQSDQFVYDEMTIAKNAIAHRQGTENLMIIRSVGPNNKYRNVDIDMDGRTANNEEWDFIYPEYRRRVENGDHRFRFAADLIFNPQGLPFETFQELKHAVAIDYEGKYSLQYRQETIGGCWIRYSESDFQRILEAQKVRYQE